In a genomic window of Streptomyces koelreuteriae:
- a CDS encoding cobalt-precorrin-6A reductase, whose product MHVLILGGTTEARRLAELLDGTPGLTVTSSLAGRVAGPRLPPGEVRIGGFGGVEGLTAWLVEHRVNALIDATHPFAGTIGFHAARAAATAHVPLLAVRRPGWVPVEGDDWHEAGSLEEAAALLPALGSRVFLTTGRMGLAAFAGLDALWFLVRSVDAPESPYPARMEVLLDRGPFTLDAERELLHRHRIDVLVTKDSGGAATAPKLTAAREAGVPVVVVRRPPVPEQVPAVAGPEEAARWIRELPHGRAFPTTG is encoded by the coding sequence ATGCACGTACTGATTCTGGGCGGGACCACCGAAGCCCGCCGTCTCGCCGAACTGCTTGACGGCACACCCGGCCTGACCGTGACCAGTTCTCTCGCCGGGCGGGTGGCCGGACCCCGGCTGCCTCCGGGCGAGGTCCGGATCGGAGGCTTCGGGGGAGTGGAGGGGCTGACCGCGTGGCTCGTCGAGCACCGGGTGAACGCACTCATCGACGCCACCCATCCTTTCGCCGGGACGATCGGTTTCCACGCGGCACGTGCCGCCGCCACCGCCCATGTTCCCCTGCTCGCGGTGCGGCGCCCCGGCTGGGTCCCGGTCGAGGGCGACGACTGGCACGAGGCCGGCTCCCTGGAGGAGGCCGCGGCGCTGCTGCCCGCCCTCGGCAGCCGGGTGTTCCTCACCACCGGACGCATGGGCCTGGCCGCGTTCGCCGGTCTGGACGCCCTGTGGTTCCTCGTACGCTCCGTGGACGCGCCCGAGTCCCCGTACCCCGCCCGCATGGAGGTGCTCCTCGACCGAGGCCCCTTCACCCTCGACGCGGAACGCGAACTCCTGCACCGCCACCGCATCGACGTCCTGGTCACGAAGGACAGCGGCGGAGCCGCCACCGCGCCCAAACTCACGGCCGCGCGGGAGGCGGGAGTGCCCGTGGTCGTGGTCCGCCGGCCGCCCGTTCCCGAACAGGTGCCGGCCGTGGCCGGTCCGGAAGAGGCGGCCCGGTGGATCAGGGAACTCCCGCACGGGCGGGCTTTCCCGACTACTGGCTGA
- a CDS encoding cobalt-precorrin-5B (C(1))-methyltransferase, protein MSSEVKGGRRAQLEHTGLRHGWTTGACATAATTAAYTALLTGEYPDPVTITLPKGQTPSFALAAEELGDGSAMAGVVKDAGDDPDVTHGALIRATVRRLPAGAGVVFRAGPGVGTITRPGLPLPVGEPAVNPVPRRLMREHVAEVAARHGGTGDVEITVSVDHGEEIARSTWNPRLGILGGLSILGTTGIVVPYSCSAWIDSIRRGVDVARAAGRTHVAGCTGSTSEKTVVAEYGLPEDALLDMGDFAGAVLKYIRRHPVDRLTICGGFAKLSKLAASHLDLHSARSQVDKGFLAELAGQGGADEALRAEVAGANTGLAALQLCMAAGVPLGDLVARTARDEALAVLRGAPVTVDVICIDRAGTVVGRSSVA, encoded by the coding sequence ATGAGCAGCGAAGTGAAGGGTGGCCGCAGGGCCCAGCTGGAGCACACCGGCCTGCGGCACGGGTGGACCACGGGCGCCTGTGCGACAGCGGCCACGACGGCCGCGTACACGGCACTGCTGACCGGGGAGTACCCCGACCCGGTGACGATCACCCTGCCCAAGGGGCAGACCCCGTCGTTCGCGCTGGCGGCCGAGGAACTGGGCGACGGATCCGCGATGGCGGGCGTCGTCAAGGACGCGGGCGACGACCCGGACGTCACGCACGGCGCGCTGATCCGGGCCACGGTACGGCGGCTGCCCGCCGGGGCCGGGGTGGTCTTCAGGGCGGGGCCCGGGGTCGGGACGATCACCCGCCCCGGTCTGCCGCTGCCCGTCGGCGAACCCGCCGTGAACCCCGTCCCCCGGCGGCTGATGCGCGAGCACGTGGCCGAGGTCGCCGCCCGCCACGGTGGCACCGGCGACGTCGAGATCACCGTCTCCGTCGACCACGGCGAGGAGATCGCCCGCTCCACCTGGAACCCGCGCCTCGGCATCCTGGGCGGCCTGTCCATCCTCGGCACCACCGGGATCGTGGTGCCGTACTCCTGCTCGGCGTGGATCGACTCCATCCGCCGGGGCGTGGACGTGGCGCGGGCGGCGGGCCGTACGCATGTCGCCGGGTGCACCGGGTCGACGTCGGAGAAGACGGTCGTCGCCGAGTACGGGCTGCCCGAGGACGCGCTGCTCGACATGGGCGACTTCGCGGGCGCCGTGCTGAAGTACATCCGCCGCCACCCCGTCGACCGGCTGACGATCTGCGGTGGCTTCGCCAAGCTGTCCAAGCTCGCCGCCAGCCATCTCGACCTGCACTCCGCCCGCTCCCAGGTCGACAAGGGCTTCCTCGCCGAACTGGCCGGGCAGGGCGGCGCGGACGAGGCCTTGCGCGCCGAGGTGGCCGGGGCCAACACCGGGCTGGCCGCGCTCCAGTTGTGCATGGCCGCCGGGGTGCCGCTCGGTGACCTGGTCGCCAGGACGGCTCGTGACGAGGCGCTGGCCGTGCTGCGGGGTGCGCCGGTCACCGTCGACGTGATCTGCATCGACCGGGCTGGCACGGTGGTGGGGCGCAGCTCCGTGGCCTGA